Genomic DNA from Setaria italica strain Yugu1 chromosome V, Setaria_italica_v2.0, whole genome shotgun sequence:
AATCCCACATTCCCACTTCCACCGAATCAAAACCTGAATAACCCAACGGAAGACCGCGAATTCCCAACCAATTCATTCGCCCAAGACGCGCACACAatcgagaacaagcaactcTCTGGCCACATCCACGCGGAGGAGCTCATACCCGGTGGGGAGGTTGTCGACGTAGCTGATGAGCATCTTGAGCGGTGCGTGCGGGTCGGCGCGCAGGCCGcgctccatctccaccaccatgGCGTCCGCGATGCCGCGCAGCAGCGCGGTGGGCGTGGAGAACgcctgctccacctcctcaATCACCGCTgccgccttcctcttcctctcgttCTCGgcctcccgccggcgccgcctcctccgcgacaccaccaccgccaccccgaccgccgcggcggccgcggcgcaaACCACCACCGCCGTCCCGACGACCGCGCCCTTCCCCATCGCGCCCCCGCCGACCGGACGAaccctagcctcccgatcgagCCGCGCGACCGACCCAAGACCGGAACAGCTGGGCGCCCGGATCGCGAGCTAGGCCACAGCAGCACAccgcttctctctcctctcacttcTCTCTCTGCCTCCAGCTCTTTTCTCCGCTTGCGGAAGCGTGGGAGTGGGACGAGAGCCACGAGTTGGGCGTTTTCACAGCGAATAAATCCCCCTCGCCCTTGAGATTATTTACGGATGTACCCTTGTTCATCAACGGCTGTGATTAAGTTGTCCTGGAACGGACGGTTTCGATTCCCCCGCACGGGATAAGGGATGGTGCGGATCGTAATAAAGTTGTTTCCGAGGTTTTATGCGTCAAAAGTCGCAAGAGGTTAACGGTCGAGCGCACGAGCAGAGAGGGCGAGTGATGTTCCAGCGAGGGGCCAAGCGAGGGGTGTGTCCGCAAAGTTACCAGCTACGCGCTAAAAATACTCTTGTCACGAACCCAGGACCGAGGCCCACAGGTCAGCGTAACGCATCGATTAGTTAAGTGTGTCCCAAAGAGACAGAAGAATGGCGGCACGTGCGGGAGGGCCCAGGGAAAGGGGAAGCTGACGTAACGACACGAGCGCTGACGCCGACGTGTCGACGCGTTAGCGGGCTGTGCCGGAGGCCATGCCCGCCCGGCCGGAGATGCgtgctgcgcctgcgcgcgAGGTGGCGACGGCCGGGCGGGGAGCCCATCAtctcgcgcgcgcgggcgcggcgtggGGTCATCGGCGGCCGCGAACGGCGCACCAACCGCGGGCCTTGGCCGCGAGCCAGAGGACAGAACAGCGCCTCGGCAGTCGCTCCCGACGTCACCGACAGGTGGGTCCGTTTCCAGGTCCTTCCGCGCCGAGCCGCCGAGAACTGGTGACCGCCACCGGCGGGTGGGTGGCTGGATGGACGGATGCGTGACGCATCCCGGCCGTAAGCCGAGAACTGACGCGCCGAGAAACGCTCACGGCATTACGGGTTCCCCAGGCAATGGGGGTTGGTTGGTATGGTTCCGTGCTTCTATGAGTGGCAGCTTGGCACCGCACTATGGGCAATGTCACGCACCTTTCGCCTTTCGGGCACAACGTGTACAGTAACGAGAGACTGAGAGACGTAAGGAGGATGCTCTAACCGACTGTCCCCTTTACTCTCTTGAAGGACAGAGCTCCTGCTCCTATAGATAATGGACGATGTACTTGTGTAAAAGCAAGCGATTCAAGTGATAAACAATAGGGAGACTGGACTTGCAGAACGTGGCTTAAAAGTCAAGACACGAAATCTAACATGCAATGCGAGTACAGCCTAGGGTCTATTAGTTTCcctcaaactcccaactttgacactatgtaaaaagaataTTCCtcatcacattaaacttgcggtacatgcatggagtactaaatgtagataaaaatcaaaaactaattgcacagttttgttgtactttgcgagacgaatcttttgagactaattagtcaatatttggacaataattcacaaatacaaacgaaacgctacagtatgctacaatgctacaacagtaattttgcatctccaaagTTGGGCTCCTCCTCGGCTGCTTTGTTTGGTCTGTGCTCCAACGGCAATTGGTAGCTGACCGACAAATCAGTGTCTCGATGTCTCATCACAGGGAGATTTTTGTTCCAGGCTAGTTGTTGCATCAGCTGTGCGTGGAAGGCAGAAAGGCTGAAAAAACAAACTCCATCAATAATTGAAAAGGAGGTTTCGGTGATGAGAGAATACACGAATAAAATGATCGAGCTCCATATGTGCATTCCTCAGGGGGCCGTGGAGAGATAACAGGGACTGATAAAATTCCCACTACAAAAAGGAAAGGTAACACACTAAAAAATGCTTGCCACAACGCAGAAGCTTTTTCACCACTTGCCCTGCAGGGTGTAGCCGCGCAGGCAAATCTTTTAACTTTTGCCACTGTCGAGATCTTACAAGTTGGGAATATATGTACAGCAGCACATGCAACTTGGTATTACTGAAGGCTGAGCTGACATTAACTTAGTTTCTTGTCATCTTTAGATGAACAGTCGGTAACTTGGTATCTGGTCGCACTCTGAAAGGAAGTTGCAAAAATTATAGCAGGACCATCCTGTTCAGCATTCACAACCTTAAAAATTGCCATTCCTGTTCATCATTTTGTCCCAATCTGGTCAGAGACATCGTTGCTTGGGATGACAGGAACAAGGTAATTCCCAAAGAGGGAATCAAAGCTTTTATAGCTTCCAAGGCATCCCTCATGCTGCGCTTGAAGGACAACAAATCTCTTTGCCTCTCTAACTTTGTTGAGATCAACTCTCGCTGGCAGCACACCCGAAACCTGCAAAAGTGGAGTTCACATCAAGAAAGGATGTTAGCGAATATCAAGAAACAGGAAAGAAGGCGTCCATTGCCACTTGACTTGTCAGGGCATACCGATGAGTTGGAAGATGCTGCTGACTTGTCCTTATCTAGGGTAACCTGAGAAGGCCTGGTCCTGTGTTCCAGAGAACAAGGTAAATTATGCAGTAGACATCACATATCACAATAGCTTGACAGCACAATTGCTACTCACAGGTCACTGTTAAATTTGAGGTGACTAGATGGAACAGCAGGCAAATCTAAAAATCAGAAGATACACTAGATTTTACTGCTTTTATCACGGCACACAATAATCAACTAAATGTTTGGTGCCATTCACAATTCAGGCAAGTTGGGGTGATTTGGCCTTCCAGCCCACTCGGGCTATTAATGTCATGAACCAACAGTGATGATCAAATTTAGACATTTGACGGATAATTAAATCACACAATACCTCGTTTTATAAATGACAAATGAAGACGCACTAACCTATTTGGCTTTGCATTGCTTTCAGAGAAGGGTCTGCACTTCTGCAGAACATGAATTTTATTTCGctatgttttccttttgttaTTTTAGGTGTCCACTCAGGTTGTTAACATCATGAAACACTGAAACCTTAAGCTGATAATCAAATTTGGACAGGCAATGTAAAGTTAGCTAACAGACTAGCTGGTTTTGGTTCAATGATTTAATGGAGATGATGACTAATGAAGAAGCACAGACCTACTTGGCTTGCACTGCTGTCCTTGAAGGATCTAGCGGACACAAGACTGTTCTGTGTTTTAAAATTTCATATGCTATACTACAGAAGTACCAGAGTATAATCCATGATTGGAATTGAGTTAACAAAGGAACGTGACAGTGGACGAAATTCCCCTTTCCTTGGTAACAAATGGCATTGCACAAACAGAGTATCAGATAATACACACACAGAGACTATTTGACTCTTCAGGATCATGCaagaattctaaaaaaaatcacaagGACCATGAGCCATACACTAAAAAGAGAACTGCCTCGGTGAAGAATGCAACCTTCTTCTTCATACCTGTGCCATTAAAATCACACACTACCACCTATGGTTGTCAGCTATGTCTGATGCCCTAGGCCTTAGCAGGTGCAGCCGTGTAGGCCGGATCATTGGCCGCAAGTTATTTGTCTGGGGCAGAAATGAAAAGGGGCCTCGAGATTCGCTATAATCAACAAGGTTCCATACGAATATGGCGTCTTTTACCGAAATACGAAAGATCGCACGCACATTGCCACATCGCAAAGCCCCTTTTGAGGAACGCCAAAACCTAACGTATGGAGATTGGAGATGCTCACGAGCGCCTACTCCGGAATCTTGCCTAAAAGGAACCTACACTTGTAGCCATCTCCCCACTCCACCAGTCAAGATCGATCCACTCCAATCCGCTTATCGAAACTAGAAGGGCAGCGCGGCGCGTTCGGATGAAATCAGGCATGGGTGTCCCCGAAATCGGAGCGTTCGGAGCACGTAgcaatcacaaattcacaacaTAGCTAGGAAGTTCGCGAGAATCCAGGAGCGAGAACAGAACTGGTACCTCCTGGGCGGTTCAATCTTTCGCCgcttcagcggcggcggcggcggcggcgccgtcgccggggaGCCAAGCTCTGACCCCTCAGCCGCCATGCCGCGGCTACTTGCCTTTTTCCTTCGCGGTGGCTCGCAGGCCTGAGCCCAGTTACTTGTTGAGAAACTTTGGGCTGAAAGAGGAGACCTGGGGCCCAGGATAAGCCCATTACAAGTTTTTAGCTTTGTTGGAGCGAACTTTGCCATTTTGGCCTAACAAATTCAAGTGAAGCAACGGGAATCTCCAGAGTCCGCTCCATTGTTCCAACTCCAAGCCTCCAACTTCGATCAGGGAATGCCGAATGCGTCGGGAATCTTTATTTCCCAAAATCATGTGCTCATCGCGCCATTATGTTATTATGTACGAAAGAACGGAATTATGAGCGTACTATTGTCGCACGACGTTCTATCAACATCTTTGCGTTTAGGAGTCGTTCACTACGCGTCGTGCATGCACAGTTATTCTCGTAGACGTCTTTCATGCCTTGTCAGGTGTCCACGTTACACCTCGTCGTTTCGTAATCAGATGAACTGCGCCTTTCAGGGTCCGATCCCCAAGTCCCCAACTCTTATCGCAATGATCCGCACTAAATCTGCCACTGATCAGTTCACCTCAACCAGCatcggtcgtcgtcgtcgattcTCCAATCAGTAGCGCGCCGCATGCCTTTACAAGAGCTAGCGACCACGTAACGCTCGTCATGACAGGCAGGAACCGTGCGTCTCGTCCGCTTCGTCGCTCTCCAGGCTTCATGCCGTACAAAGGTATTTACTCCATCTGTCCGTGCGATTTCTGACGACGACTCGTCCTGCTCTAGTGCTCTTGTCCAACCGTACGCCCGCCCGTCGATCAGAAGAAAGCTAGCGCAGAGCAGCGACGGCTGCCTACTGGCTGCAGCTCTGTGTATTCGatataaactttagtacctatcacattgaatgtttagatactaattagaagtattaaatatagtctaactataaaattaattgcataaatagagtctaattcacgagacaaatctattaagcctaattagttcatgatttgacaatgtggtgctatcgTAACTATTTattaataatggattaattaggtttaatagattcgtctcgcgaattagtacaggagttctgcaattaattttataattagctcatgtgtagtcctcctaattagcatccgaacatccgatgtgacattaaaatttagcacctcgtatcaacCGCTCCAGCCGCAGCGGCATAGGGCATCGCTTCCTCCGGTCCGGCGTGCGCGCGCGGCCCGCGGGGACACCGAGCGGGGGCGAGCGGCGCCGGCCAGGGCGTGGCCACAGGGACTCGGGGAGCACGTCGCGCGTCGCGTCGCCTGTACGCCTACCCGCCGCGTCCTGCGTGCGCACGCGCGTCAGTACACGACGCGTGCACGTCGCATGCAGGTATAGCCAGCAAGTAGCAACAGCTCCTATACGGGTAGCTTGGCTCCGGGCGCCGGCGGGCCCGATTGATTGCGGCTTTCAGCCGCGTTACTGTGGCCGCTTCCGTTCCTGCCTCCGCCTCCTGTCCTCTCCTCTGCTCGTGCAGGTCAGCAGGTGCAGCCTTGGGCCTTGCCAGAACGAGAGCTGCTCAGATCAGCTGCAAGCGCCAGGTGGACGGCATCAGAGTTCAGAGATCTCTACAGACTACAGTGGCGTGCATCGTACTGTAGCGGCGCGTTCAATGCCCGGCCGAGGGTCCACGCCAACAGTGGGGGAACGAGGAATCTTCTGCCGAGATGAACACTTGAACAGGGCGCACGGCGCGGCACACGATGAATTTCAACAGTGCCGATCGTGGCATGCAAGCACAAGCAGCTCGCCAGCTCCATCGACGGGCGCCGTGCAACCGTGCTGCTGCTCACCGTGGAGCACGTAATGACACTGAGGGGGCGATTGgttagggcgtgattggttacACTGTCCATCAGAACCAGGCTAAGGATAACTAGGACGTGGGCGTGCATGATCAAATCGATATCAACATTCAAGAGCGTATAAGGCTAAAAAGAGAAAAAGTAGGGCTTAGGGGGAGGAATCCatttcttatttatttattagcCTTAACCTAGGCCCAACTATGTACGAAAATCTATCTATTATTGCCTGTATCGACAGCAAAATAAACTCTCGCTAATGATAGAAGAACAACTCTTAGGGCAGTAACAAGGAAACTATGAGCTATTTATTGTTCCTTTCTTAGACAAGGCTACAAGATAAAGGATAGCTTATGGTCTATTTTCTTACTTGACTATCCTGCCTGACTTGGCAAATAAAAGAACCCCGTTTCACCCGGAATTGGACTTGTTTGCTACCTTGGGAAATCTTTCTGCTTACCTACTTGCTGACCTTAGGATAGGAAATGGCAGGTATGATTGGTTTGCTTGTTTCACTTAAGCCAGGCTGCACTGCGAAGCTAATTGGTTGCTTGGCCGCGGGCTCGATCGAGACACAGCGAGCTGGAAAACTTGGTCCTTAGATGCATGAGCTGCAACGCACTAGTCAGGCTCGCCAGAAACGACTTTCATTTCCGTTTTTGCAGGGGAGGCCAAAAGAAGAAAGACGGAGGGTTGCATCGTTGCTGATCTATACGGCTCGGAACATACGGAAAGAGCACAACAAACGCATCTTCGATGGTGTTGCCGGGCTGCCTCCACAGGTTGTTTCCATGATAAGGAAGAAATGAAGCTTCGGAGTAGAGCCTGCGGAAAGCAGGAGTCATGATTCTTATTTAGGTTACAACTATTATTGAGTACcgattttattattttcttatGTAATATCGACTCTGTAACAATCTGcatgcttcttcttcttataTGATATAGCAGTGCTCCTACTAATTTTTAAAAAGAATTCCATTTCTACGGAGCCAGGCCGGAAGGCACCTCTTGCATCCGTTCAGCCAGGTTCACCTCCGCTTGCAGGCAACCACATGCCCttaggttgtgtttggttgggtggctaAGTCCCTAACCAGGCCAACCTAAACCAAGATACACATGATTGGTTGCCTGGCCAGGGCACTTAGCCAGGCCTGACTTATGAAAAAAGGCCTCCTAAGCCAGGCTAAAGAGAACGCCCAAATCGGGTGTAGAAGTCGAGCCAGGCCGAGCTTGGCCATGGCCCACCATGTGCTGGCCTCGGAAGACATCTCCCATCACCGCTCCAACCATCACCGCAAACAACGCCTCTTCATCCTTCAGCTCGCCGTCGCAGTGCCAGTTC
This window encodes:
- the LOC101756514 gene encoding uncharacterized protein LOC101756514, which codes for MAAEGSELGSPATAPPPPPPLKRRKIEPPRRTRPSQVTLDKDKSAASSNSSVSGVLPARVDLNKVREAKRFVVLQAQHEGCLGSYKSFDSLFGNYLVPVIPSNDVSDQIGTK